Within the Pseudarthrobacter sp. W1I19 genome, the region GACGAAGGAGTTGGAGGAGTCCAGGTCCGTGGCGATCGCCTTGCTGGCGGAGGCGAAGGCGCCGTCCAGGTCCTGCCGGCGCCCCGTGGAGCGCATTACCGCGCGGACCGTTGCCGCGATGAGCGCGGCGCCCATGCCCTTTCCCATGGCATCGGCGAAGGTGAGGTGGAGCCCCTCCGGCGTCTGGTACCAGTCGTAGAAGTCCCCGCCCACGCTGCGGGAGGGACGGAAGACGCCGGCGACGTCGTAGCCGTCCACGCGGATGTCCTCCTTGGGCAGGAGGCTTTGCTGGACTTCCGTGGCGCGTTCCAGTTCGCTCCGGTTGGCCGAATCCGCGGCTGGGGAGGGCCGGCGGCGGAACAGGGCGTTGATGCGGGACTGCAGCTCGCGCGGGCTGAACGGCTTGCTGATGTACTCGTCCGCGCCGTTGTCCAGGCCGGTCAGCTTGTCCAGTTCATCGGCCCGGGCCGTGAGCATCACAATGAAGGCGTCCGAGAATTCCCGGAGCAGCTTGCAGACTTCGAGGCCGTCAATGTCCGGAAGGTTCAGGTCCAGCGTGACCAGATCAGGCTGGACGCGCCGGACTTCCTCCACTCCGGATAGGCCGGCGGCGGCCTCCGTCACGTCGAAGCCCTGCTTGGCCAGGACGCGGACCAGCAGGCCGCGGATGTCCGGGTCATCTTCGATGACAACGGCACGACGGATTTCGGGGGGAGAGACCATAGGTCTACTTCTACCGTATTAACGGCTACCAAACATGTCGCAGGGCAACAGGTGCTGTGAAGTCACCCCGCGTTTTCGTCCGACGGCGGGATGCCGCTGGTTGCCCCGGCCCGTCCTGGCCGATCTTGCGCAAATCTTGGGACCCGCTTGCCCGGACGTTGAGGAACGCCCGGGACACTCGAAGTCAGGGATCAGCTTTATGAGGACAAGCGTCAACGACGACCACGTCCGGGGCTGGCCGGCTTGGCAGGAAGGTGGAGCCAAATGGGACATGCCAACACAACCAACCAGACAGCGGCAGCACGCGACCTGCCACGGGCGGCACTGGACAAGGGCAGGGCATTGCTGCGCGTCTACTTCCACTCCCGGAAGGTGCGCGCCGCAGCCAATGCGCTGGCTCAAGCACTCGCCGAATCACGGGAGGCCTCCAGTTGGCCCGGTGACCGGCTGCCGGTGGGGGAGGAGCTGTCCGCGCAGGTGGAGAAGCTGACGCGCCGCCTGAAGCTGGAGACCGAGGCCCACAACAGGCTGGAGGCGCTTTTCAGGAGTGTGGATTTGGGGCGTTCCGCCGCGGCGGTTTAGGTGCCACACTTAGGAGCAATCGAGTGGCTGGGGGATACAGTCAGGAGATTGCAGTGGCTTGGTATACAGGATGGGCCTACCTCATCGCGGGCCTTATGACAGTGGATTCCCTGCTCCTGGCCTTGTGGGCCATTGACGAGGGCTGGCCGGGCAGCTGGTGGAAAAAGCCCTGACTCCTGAGTCTTGAAGGCCGGCTAAGGTTGCAGCTCCAGCCGCATCAATATTCGTGGGAAGCCATTCAGTACTGACTCCGTATCCGCCGCTTTCGTGAAGCCGGCGTCCTCGAAGAGTTTCCGGGTGCCCACGTAGGCCATGGTGAGATCCACCTTTTGCCCATTGTTGTCCACGGGGTAACCCTCGATGGCAGGTGCACAATAGCTCCGCGCCATCTCCACGGCGCCCCTCAACAGCTGGTGCGAGATGCCTTTGCCCCGATGCCCGGGCCGCACCCGGATGCACCACACTGACCAGACGTCCAGATCGTCCACATGCGGGATCTTCCGGTTGCCGGCAAAACTGGTGTCCGCACGGGGGTGGACCCCTGCCCACCCCACTGGCTCCCCGCCGTCGTACGCTAAAACCCCCGGCGGCGGGTCCTGTGCCACCAACTTCTTCACCAGGTCTTCACGGTCCGTGCCGCGAAGCGCCTGGTTCTGCTTGGACGGGATGCGGTAGCTCAGGCACCAGCACACGTTGGCATCCGGCCGTTTCGGCCCCACCAACGCCCGGACGTCCTCAAAATCAGTTGCCGGACGGACCTCGATTGTCATGCCGCCATCCTGTCATCTGCGGTATAGCCGGGACATTGTCCTTCCCGGGCATTGTTCTCCCTGACCCCTTGTTCTCCCTGAGCACTGTTCCTTCAGTCGAGGCTGATCCGCCCGATGCTCCAGGCCGCCACTTTTCGGAGGTCAACCCTGGTAGCCGGCATGCGCACATGGACTCCGCCGGACAGCAGCACCGGGGCAAGGAAATGTATGTACCGGTCCTGACGCTGGAGGCGGGCTGCCCCGGTTTCTTCCGGTGTCTCCAGGGCTTCTTCCCCGCGCTTCGATTCCACAGCGGCGAGGGCGTCGGCCACTGCCGGACTTCCTGCGCGGATCTGGTCGTTCTGCCGCTGCATCCAGGCGTGCTCAGAGACTACCGAGCCGGAGATGACAGTGCCGTCAACCACCACCGTGAGCTCAATGGTTGCGTCTGCACCCGTCCTGAAAAGAGGGGTCAACAGCAGTGCCAGGCGGTGGTCAATCTCGTACCAGGATTGGGCTTCGAAGTGCTGCCGGTTCGCGCTGTACCTGGCGTCCTGCTCAGCGCCCATCCGGGACACTGCTTCTTCTGCGGAGTCCTGCGCCACGGCCTGTCCTTTCGCGGTTCCATCCAGCTGAATGCCCTCCCTTACGAGCTTAGTTTCCGTTAGCGCGGCCGCGCTGGCCGGAATCCAAAATGCCCGGGCTCTATTTTTTCCACCCTGTCGGCTTCTGCCGGCCGTCACTACACTGGGACGCATGACCGAGCAGGAGCCGGCCCAGGGAAGGGCCGCTGCGGTTCCCGACGGCGGGGAAAGCCTCCGCGGGGACGCCCTCACATCGACAACGGACGGTGAACCAACGCGCCTGGCTGATCCAGACGCCGTCGACACATCCTTGCGCACCCCGGCGGAACGTTCCCGGACCTTCACCGGGATCCTGGTGAACACTGCCCTGGCCAACATCACCACCAGCTACCTGTGGTTCGCCCTGACGTTCTGGGTGTACCTGGAGACGCGCAACGTGATAGCCACCGGCGTGGTGGGCGGTGCGTACATGCTGCTGATCGCGCTGTCCAGCATCAGCTTCGGCACGTTCGTGGACCGCTACCGCAAGCTGGCCGTGATGCGCTTCGCAGCCGGTTTCACCCTGGTGATGTTTGTGCTGTCCGGAGTGATGTTCCTCCTGACAGCCGAAAGCTCGCTGCTGGACCTGAGGCAGCCCTGGTTCTGGATCTTCACCGTGGTCATCCTGATCGGCGCGGTGGTGGAGAACCTGCGCAATATCGCCCTGTCCACTACCGTCACCATCCTGATCGAGCCGGAGCGGCGGGCCAACGCCAACGGTTTGGTGGGGATGGTGCAGGGGCTGATGTTCCTCATCACTTCCGTGCTCTCCGGGCTGTCGGTGGGGCTGCTGGGCATGGGCTGGACCATTGCGGTCGCAATCGTGCTCACGGCGCTCGCCTTCGCGCACCTGCTCACCCTTCGCATGCCTGAAGAAACGAGCGTGGCGGCCACCGATGCGCACGGCGGATTCGACCTTCGCGGCTCCTACGCCGCGGTGCTGGCCATTTCAGGGCTCTTCGCCCTGATCCTGTTCTCCACGTTCAACAACTTCATTGGCGGCGTCTACATGGCGCTGATGGACCCCTACGGCCTGGAGATGTTCCCCGTGGAATTGTGGGGCATCTTCCTGGCTGTCGGCTCCAGCGGATTCCTGATCGGCGGGGCGCTGATCAGCAAGTTCGGCCTCGGAGCCAACCCGCTGCGCACCCTGCTTATTGCCGTGGTGGCCATGGGGGTCCTCGGTGCGGTGTTCACCCTGCGGGAGTGGGCATGGCTGTACGTCGTCGGGATCTGGCTGTACCTGACGCTGGTGCCCATTGTGGAGGCCGCCGAGCAGACGGTCATCCAGCAGGTGGTGCCGCTGCCACGGCAGGGCCGGGTGTTCGGCTTCGCCATGGCGTTCGAGTCTGCGGCGGCGCCCGTCACGTCCTTCCTGATTGCGCCGATCGCCCAGTTCTGGATCATTCCCTACGCACGGTCGGCCGACGGCGCGGCCCGGCTGGCCCCGCTGCTGGGCGAGGGCACCTCCCGTGGCATTGCCCTGGTCTTCCTGATCGCCGGGCTCATCATGGTGGCCGCCGCGCTGCTTGCTTTCCTGACCCCGGTGTACCGCCGGGTGTCGGCCGAATATGTGCAGGCGGCTGCAGAGGCGAAAGCGACGACGGGCAGCGACACGTAGGTGCCTGAACAGCAGGATGACTTGCCGGGGGGGAAGCGGCCGTTAAACACCTGGCCCTCCCGCAGGATGTGCGGGAGGGTCAGGTGAAAACGCGCAGGACGTGATGTGGCGTCCGGGGGAAACGCGTGTTAGGTGATGGGGCGTCCGGAAACACAGGCGTCCGGGGAACCAAGGAGGGCTAGATTCCCAGGGCTTCCTTCAGCGCTGCCACGTGGCCCTGGGCCTGCACCTGGTACTGGGCGAGCGTGACCTTGCCTTCGGGGTCCACCACCACGGTGGAGCGGACGATGCCTTCAACGATCTCGCCGTCCACCAGCTTCTCGCCCCAGGCGCCGTAGGCCAGGGCGACGCCGTGGTCCTCGTCGGAGAGCAGCGGGAAGGTCAGGGAGAAGTCGCCGGTGAAGCCGGCCAGAGCCTCCGGGGCGTCGGGGGAGATGCCGATGACCTCGTAGCCCTTGCCCTGCAGGGAGGCCAGGCTGTCGCGGAAATCGCAGGCCTCGGTGGTGCAGCCGGGGGTGGCGGCCTTGGGGTAGAAGTACACGATGACGTTCTTGCCACGGTAGTCGGCCAAGGCAGTCTGCCGGCCCTGGGCATCCTGAAGGGTGAAATCAGGGGCCTGGGTTCCGGGCTGAAGCTTGGTGGTCAGGGTCTGGCTCATGGCATTCCTTTGGAAGTCTTTGTCAGGTACTGGCAAAACATCAAGTGAAGCGGGTTCCCGCCTACTCATACAACTCCGGCGTCATATGCAGTATTCCGCCGGACCCCGCACGGTTGCGCAGGCGCCCGGCATAAACCGGTAGCCGCCGCCCCGGACGGT harbors:
- the bcp gene encoding thioredoxin-dependent thiol peroxidase codes for the protein MSQTLTTKLQPGTQAPDFTLQDAQGRQTALADYRGKNVIVYFYPKAATPGCTTEACDFRDSLASLQGKGYEVIGISPDAPEALAGFTGDFSLTFPLLSDEDHGVALAYGAWGEKLVDGEIVEGIVRSTVVVDPEGKVTLAQYQVQAQGHVAALKEALGI
- a CDS encoding PP2C family protein-serine/threonine phosphatase; its protein translation is MVSPPEIRRAVVIEDDPDIRGLLVRVLAKQGFDVTEAAAGLSGVEEVRRVQPDLVTLDLNLPDIDGLEVCKLLREFSDAFIVMLTARADELDKLTGLDNGADEYISKPFSPRELQSRINALFRRRPSPAADSANRSELERATEVQQSLLPKEDIRVDGYDVAGVFRPSRSVGGDFYDWYQTPEGLHLTFADAMGKGMGAALIAATVRAVMRSTGRRQDLDGAFASASKAIATDLDSSNSFVTLFHARLDAASGTVSYVDAGHGLALHVRSGGTAERLPSAGPPVGAWAGSQWPQSTLELAPGDSLVVVSDGVLDVFDTVEDFTEAVRSAAQSQDSAHAASSAIMALAPAETAEDDVTVVVVRRLPEQAAA
- a CDS encoding MFS transporter, whose translation is MTEQEPAQGRAAAVPDGGESLRGDALTSTTDGEPTRLADPDAVDTSLRTPAERSRTFTGILVNTALANITTSYLWFALTFWVYLETRNVIATGVVGGAYMLLIALSSISFGTFVDRYRKLAVMRFAAGFTLVMFVLSGVMFLLTAESSLLDLRQPWFWIFTVVILIGAVVENLRNIALSTTVTILIEPERRANANGLVGMVQGLMFLITSVLSGLSVGLLGMGWTIAVAIVLTALAFAHLLTLRMPEETSVAATDAHGGFDLRGSYAAVLAISGLFALILFSTFNNFIGGVYMALMDPYGLEMFPVELWGIFLAVGSSGFLIGGALISKFGLGANPLRTLLIAVVAMGVLGAVFTLREWAWLYVVGIWLYLTLVPIVEAAEQTVIQQVVPLPRQGRVFGFAMAFESAAAPVTSFLIAPIAQFWIIPYARSADGAARLAPLLGEGTSRGIALVFLIAGLIMVAAALLAFLTPVYRRVSAEYVQAAAEAKATTGSDT
- a CDS encoding GNAT family N-acetyltransferase yields the protein MTIEVRPATDFEDVRALVGPKRPDANVCWCLSYRIPSKQNQALRGTDREDLVKKLVAQDPPPGVLAYDGGEPVGWAGVHPRADTSFAGNRKIPHVDDLDVWSVWCIRVRPGHRGKGISHQLLRGAVEMARSYCAPAIEGYPVDNNGQKVDLTMAYVGTRKLFEDAGFTKAADTESVLNGFPRILMRLELQP